A section of the Rhodospirillaceae bacterium genome encodes:
- a CDS encoding DUF2461 domain-containing protein: MTTQPISPALFDFLRALRANNERPWFEANKARYREEVRDPMLDFIAAFARPLAEISPHFRADPRPNGGSLFRIYRDTRFAKDKTPYKTNVGAHFRHEAGRDAHAPGFYLHLEPDGCFAGCGVWHPDGPALAGIRDAIVARPDEWRRLTAAADFLGTFEMWGQSLKRPPRGYDPDHPLIDDLKRKDFVAVTRFSEAEACAPDFPERFAAIARTGAGFTAFLAAAVGVAF; the protein is encoded by the coding sequence ATGACGACCCAGCCGATTTCGCCCGCCCTCTTCGATTTCCTGCGCGCGCTCAGGGCCAACAACGAGCGGCCCTGGTTCGAGGCCAACAAGGCGCGCTACCGCGAAGAGGTACGCGATCCGATGCTCGATTTCATCGCCGCCTTCGCCCGTCCGCTGGCCGAGATCAGCCCGCATTTCCGCGCCGATCCGCGGCCCAACGGCGGCTCGCTGTTCCGCATCTACCGCGACACCCGCTTCGCCAAGGACAAAACGCCCTACAAGACCAATGTCGGCGCCCATTTCCGCCACGAGGCCGGCCGGGACGCCCATGCGCCGGGCTTCTACCTCCACCTGGAGCCGGATGGCTGCTTCGCCGGCTGCGGCGTCTGGCATCCCGACGGCCCGGCGCTGGCCGGTATCCGCGACGCCATCGTCGCACGGCCGGACGAATGGCGGCGACTCACGGCCGCCGCGGACTTCCTCGGCACGTTCGAAATGTGGGGCCAGTCGCTCAAGCGTCCGCCGCGCGGCTACGATCCCGACCATCCACTGATCGACGACCTCAAGCGCAAGGATTTCGTCGCCGTCACCCGCTTCTCGGAAGCCGAGGCCTGCGCGCCCGATTTCCCCGAACGCTTCGCCGCCATCGCCCGGACCGGCGCCGGCTTCACGGCCTTCCTCGCCGCCGCCGTCGGGGTGGCGTTTTAG
- a CDS encoding transcriptional regulator — protein sequence MSGPDEIVHQTTRLRVLSALNALPRRERLEFVRLKAITGATDGNLGAHLTTLEKAGYIEIVKDFAGRKPRTRAGLTSAGRRAFRDHVAYLRDILDGEGGA from the coding sequence ATGAGCGGGCCCGACGAGATCGTCCACCAGACGACGCGCCTCAGGGTCCTGTCGGCGCTGAACGCCCTGCCGCGCCGGGAAAGGCTCGAATTCGTCCGGCTCAAGGCGATCACCGGCGCGACCGACGGCAATCTCGGCGCCCATCTGACGACCCTGGAGAAGGCCGGCTATATCGAGATCGTCAAGGATTTCGCCGGCCGCAAGCCGCGGACCCGCGCCGGCCTCACAAGCGCGGGACGGCGAGCCTTCCGGGACCATGTCGCCTATCTGCGCGACATTCTGGACGGCGAAGGCGGCGCCTGA
- a CDS encoding nuclear transport factor 2 family protein — translation MSASDNTGSFSTLLTNFAAAVAAGDGTALAALFTEDGVYDDIFYGEFHGRDAIRDMLEKIFWRDGRDFDWEFRHPVSTAEVGYASWLFSYTSTTKHNRGRRCGFEGVGVFHLRDGLIARYEDRCNAVAPLHDMGVPFEVIDRLAGKWHSAFLARAGADRHMKRRA, via the coding sequence ATGAGCGCTTCCGACAACACCGGCAGTTTCAGCACCCTTCTCACGAATTTCGCCGCCGCCGTCGCAGCGGGCGACGGGACGGCGTTGGCCGCGCTGTTCACCGAGGACGGCGTCTATGACGACATTTTCTACGGCGAGTTCCACGGCCGCGACGCCATCCGCGACATGCTGGAAAAAATCTTCTGGCGCGACGGCAGGGACTTCGACTGGGAGTTCCGCCACCCGGTGTCGACGGCGGAGGTCGGCTACGCCTCGTGGCTGTTCAGCTACACCAGCACGACGAAGCATAACAGGGGCAGGCGCTGCGGCTTCGAGGGCGTCGGCGTGTTCCACCTGCGCGACGGGCTGATCGCGCGCTACGAGGACCGGTGCAACGCCGTGGCGCCGCTGCACGACATGGGCGTGCCGTTCGAGGTCATCGACCGCCTGGCCGGCAAGTGGCATTCGGCCTTCCTCGCCCGCGCCGGGGCCGACCGGCACATGAAGCGCCGTGCCTGA
- a CDS encoding SulP family inorganic anion transporter, translating to MKYDLATLRGDIFGGVTSMVVALPVALGFGIASGMGAAAGLYGAIAVGFFASVFGGTRSQISGPTAPMTVAMAVVLTSYAGSLAEALTVVVLAGLLQVLLGLSKVGRFVAYTPNMVVSGFMSGIGIIIMLMQALPLLGASGATGGPMGAARALPEAVESIDTGAFAIGAVSLAVGFLWPRRFSRFAPGPLVALVAGTALGIFWLTDAPVIGAIPTGLPALQIGLPSAGFLLQALEPAIILALLGSVDSLLTSLVADSLTGNRHNPDRELVGQGIGNMVAGLFGALPGAGATMGTVTNIRSGGSTPVSGVLRALLLFALVLGLGGFVEPIPLAALAGVLMKVGWDIIDWRLLRRVHRLRREHLFIMLTTLCLTVFIDLITAVAIGLIAGGMVHARRLERLELDSVVSVPILDTTFFPEDTAVANADPLAAQVGMVALRGSLTVASSHKLVSVIGPDIREHEVVIFDFSGTAYIDDSAAMVIEQLLDVAAGSGTACIAMGLAGDAAATLETFDTLRDVPQDRIVGTLDEARRVARDILVPAGAPPADNRPS from the coding sequence ATGAAATACGATCTTGCCACGCTCCGCGGCGACATATTCGGCGGCGTCACCTCCATGGTGGTCGCGTTGCCGGTCGCGCTCGGCTTCGGCATCGCCTCGGGCATGGGTGCAGCCGCGGGCCTGTACGGGGCGATCGCCGTCGGTTTCTTCGCCTCCGTGTTCGGCGGCACGCGGTCGCAGATTTCCGGCCCGACCGCCCCCATGACCGTCGCCATGGCGGTCGTCCTCACCAGCTATGCGGGCAGCCTTGCCGAAGCCCTCACGGTCGTCGTTCTGGCCGGCCTGCTACAGGTGCTTCTGGGCCTGTCGAAAGTCGGCCGCTTCGTGGCCTACACGCCCAACATGGTCGTGTCCGGCTTCATGTCCGGCATCGGCATCATCATCATGCTGATGCAGGCGCTGCCGCTGCTCGGCGCGTCCGGCGCGACGGGCGGGCCCATGGGCGCCGCCCGGGCGCTGCCGGAAGCGGTGGAAAGCATCGACACCGGCGCCTTCGCCATCGGTGCGGTTTCGCTCGCCGTCGGATTCCTCTGGCCCCGGCGGTTTTCGCGCTTTGCGCCCGGCCCGCTGGTGGCGCTGGTCGCAGGAACGGCGCTGGGCATTTTCTGGTTGACCGACGCGCCGGTGATCGGCGCCATCCCGACCGGCCTGCCGGCGTTGCAGATCGGGCTGCCGTCGGCCGGCTTCCTCCTGCAGGCGCTGGAGCCGGCGATCATCCTTGCCCTGCTCGGCTCGGTGGACAGCCTGCTGACGTCGCTCGTGGCCGATTCGCTGACCGGGAACCGCCACAACCCGGACAGGGAGCTGGTCGGCCAGGGCATCGGCAACATGGTCGCCGGGCTGTTCGGGGCGCTGCCGGGCGCCGGGGCGACCATGGGCACGGTCACGAATATCCGCTCCGGCGGTTCGACGCCGGTTTCGGGCGTGTTGCGCGCCCTGCTGCTGTTCGCGCTGGTGCTCGGTCTGGGCGGTTTCGTCGAGCCGATTCCCCTCGCCGCGCTGGCCGGCGTGCTGATGAAGGTCGGCTGGGACATTATCGACTGGCGCCTGCTGCGGCGGGTTCATCGCCTGCGGCGCGAGCACCTCTTCATCATGCTGACGACGCTTTGCCTGACGGTATTCATCGACCTGATCACGGCGGTGGCGATCGGCCTGATCGCCGGCGGAATGGTCCATGCCCGGCGGCTGGAGCGGCTGGAGCTGGACAGCGTGGTATCGGTGCCGATTCTCGACACGACCTTCTTTCCCGAAGATACGGCGGTGGCGAACGCCGATCCGCTTGCCGCCCAGGTCGGCATGGTCGCGCTGAGGGGCAGTCTGACCGTCGCCTCGTCCCACAAGCTCGTCAGCGTGATCGGCCCGGACATAAGAGAGCACGAGGTCGTCATCTTCGACTTCTCGGGCACCGCCTATATCGACGACAGCGCCGCCATGGTGATCGAGCAGCTGTTGGATGTCGCGGCCGGATCGGGAACGGCCTGCATCGCGATGGGTCTGGCGGGCGATGCCGCGGCCACGCTGGAGACCTTCGATACCCTGCGGGACGTGCCGCAGGACCGGATCGTCGGCACGCTGGATGAAGCGCGCCGCGTCGCGCGGGACATTCTTGTACCGGCCGGCGCGCCGCCCGCGGACAACAGGCCGTCGTGA
- a CDS encoding ABC transporter substrate-binding protein, whose product MKRMTRRTVLGAGASLFLPWSVSRAASGNAAGFTDTEIILGMSAAFSGPSRGLGIELYRGAYAYFNHVNRAGGISGRKIVLRTYDDGYQPNPSVENTVKLILKDRVFALFGYVGTPTVTRVLPLLKKFQNEKTFLFFPFTGAQPQRQPPYGEFAFNLRASYRQETEGLVDNFVSVGRKRIGMFYQADAYGRSGWAGVRRALRKYDLKIVGEATYRRGQKFTSVMRRQAQILKNARADAVICIGAYAACAAFLRDAVDNGLRVPIANLSFVGSENLLKLIAESQDEPRRYTELLVNSQVVPSYEDASIPAVREYRELMQRYNPQPPKELLKEAYTPFAHSFVSLEGFLDAKLMVEILRRMGDSPERGKLENAVFSVKDFDLGVGVPVTFSTDRRQGLDRVYYTVVDGGRFVPLDDWKGRF is encoded by the coding sequence ATGAAACGGATGACGAGGAGAACGGTGCTCGGCGCCGGCGCCTCCCTCTTCCTGCCGTGGTCCGTGAGCCGCGCCGCATCCGGCAATGCCGCGGGCTTTACCGATACGGAAATCATCCTCGGCATGTCGGCGGCGTTCTCCGGCCCGTCGCGCGGCCTCGGCATCGAGCTCTATCGCGGCGCCTACGCCTATTTCAACCATGTCAACCGGGCCGGCGGCATCAGCGGCCGCAAGATCGTCCTCAGGACCTACGACGACGGTTATCAGCCGAATCCTTCGGTGGAGAATACCGTCAAGCTGATCCTGAAGGACCGGGTGTTCGCCCTGTTCGGCTATGTCGGCACGCCGACCGTGACCCGGGTCCTGCCGCTGCTGAAGAAGTTCCAGAACGAGAAGACGTTCCTCTTCTTTCCCTTCACCGGCGCCCAGCCGCAACGCCAGCCGCCCTACGGGGAATTCGCATTCAACCTGCGCGCCTCCTACCGCCAGGAGACCGAGGGTCTGGTCGATAATTTCGTCTCGGTCGGGCGGAAGCGCATCGGCATGTTCTACCAGGCCGACGCCTACGGCCGCAGCGGCTGGGCCGGCGTCCGGCGCGCGCTCAGGAAATACGACCTGAAAATCGTCGGCGAGGCGACCTACCGGCGCGGCCAGAAATTCACCAGCGTGATGCGCCGGCAGGCCCAGATCCTCAAGAACGCGAGGGCCGATGCCGTGATCTGCATCGGCGCCTACGCGGCCTGCGCCGCCTTCCTGCGCGACGCCGTGGACAACGGCCTGCGCGTGCCGATCGCCAATCTTTCCTTCGTCGGCAGCGAGAACCTGCTCAAGCTGATCGCCGAATCGCAGGACGAGCCCCGGCGCTACACCGAGCTGCTGGTCAACTCCCAGGTCGTGCCGAGCTACGAGGACGCTTCGATTCCGGCGGTCCGCGAGTATCGCGAACTGATGCAGCGCTACAATCCGCAGCCGCCCAAGGAACTGCTCAAGGAAGCCTACACGCCGTTCGCCCACAGCTTCGTCAGCCTCGAGGGCTTTCTCGACGCGAAGCTGATGGTCGAGATTCTGCGGCGCATGGGCGACAGCCCGGAACGCGGCAAGCTCGAGAATGCCGTGTTCTCGGTCAAGGACTTCGATCTCGGCGTCGGCGTGCCGGTCACCTTCTCCACCGATCGCCGGCAGGGCCTGGACCGGGTCTACTATACCGTGGTCGACGGCGGCCGCTTCGTGCCCCTGGACGACTGGAAAGGCAGGTTCTAG
- a CDS encoding SDR family NAD(P)-dependent oxidoreductase, with product MKTVLITGCSSGIGLDAARTLQRRGWRVLATCRQEADCAALRDEGLESFRLDYSDPASIDAAMAEALDRCDGALDALFNNGAYAMPGAAEDFSYEALEAIFRANLFGPHELARQAIRAMRQRGRGRIVNCSSVLGFAYIRFRGAYTATKHAMEGLTDTLRLELRGTPIKVSLILPGPITTSIRVKSRPHYEKWIDRENSAWRDFYDTVLEPRLYDPETRRDPGELGPEAVTAKLIHALESPRPKARYYVTRATWVARLFRILVPAGIRDRVLERYS from the coding sequence ATGAAGACGGTGCTCATCACCGGCTGTTCTTCCGGCATCGGGCTGGACGCCGCGCGGACGCTGCAGCGCCGCGGCTGGCGGGTCTTGGCGACCTGCCGGCAGGAGGCAGATTGCGCCGCGCTGCGCGACGAGGGACTGGAGAGCTTCCGCCTCGACTATAGCGATCCGGCCTCGATCGACGCGGCGATGGCGGAGGCGCTGGACCGCTGCGACGGCGCGCTCGACGCGCTTTTCAACAACGGCGCCTACGCCATGCCCGGCGCGGCGGAGGATTTCAGCTACGAGGCGCTGGAGGCGATCTTCCGGGCCAACCTGTTCGGGCCGCACGAGCTGGCGCGCCAGGCGATCCGCGCCATGCGGCAGCGCGGCCGGGGCCGGATCGTCAACTGCTCCTCGGTCCTGGGCTTCGCCTACATTCGCTTTCGCGGCGCCTACACGGCGACCAAGCACGCCATGGAAGGGCTGACCGATACGCTCCGGCTGGAGCTGCGCGGCACGCCGATAAAGGTTTCGCTCATCCTGCCCGGCCCGATCACCACCTCAATCCGCGTGAAATCGCGCCCGCACTACGAAAAATGGATCGACAGGGAGAACAGCGCGTGGCGGGACTTCTACGACACGGTGCTCGAACCGCGCCTCTACGATCCGGAGACGCGCCGGGATCCGGGCGAACTCGGCCCGGAGGCGGTGACCGCGAAGCTGATCCACGCCCTCGAAAGCCCGAGGCCGAAGGCGCGCTACTATGTGACCCGCGCGACCTGGGTGGCGCGCCTGTTCCGCATCCTCGTGCCGGCCGGCATCCGCGACCGGGTGCTGGAACGGTACTCCTGA